One segment of Macrotis lagotis isolate mMagLag1 chromosome 1, bilby.v1.9.chrom.fasta, whole genome shotgun sequence DNA contains the following:
- the LOC141489703 gene encoding olfactory receptor 52A5-like produces MQSSNRTFFNPSIFTLIGVPGLESVQHWIGIPFFISFVLAVIGNSLLIIIIRSERSLHEPMYIFLAILAATDLGLTLCITPKMLAIFWLRVREIHFNSCLVQMYFTHTFQCMESGILLAMAFDRYVAICNPLRHSAILTKRVLTNIILAVTLRAAIIIIMCPLLIKLRLKLFKTTFISHSYCEHMAVVRLAAVDTKANKVYGLFVAFSVLGFDVIFIFMSYSLIFHAVFKLPQKEARLKAFNTCTAHIFVFLQFYILTFFTSFIHRFGFNVAPYVHILLSNLYLLFPPLLNPIVYGVKTKQIREGMIKIFHSKGLV; encoded by the coding sequence ATGCAATCTTCCAATAGGACCTTCTTCAACCCTTCCATCTTTACCCTAATTGGAGTcccaggtctggagtcagtaCAACACTGGATTGGAATTccattcttcatttcctttgtcCTGGCAGTGATTGGCAATAGCCTCCTTATCATCATTATCCGATCTGAACGGAGCCTCCATGAGCCTATGTACATTTTCTTAGCTATATTGGCAGCTACTGATCTGGGACTTACCTTATGCATCACACctaaaatgttagctattttctGGCTGCGGGTGCGAGAGATCCACTTTAACTCCTGCTTGGTCCAGATGTATTTTACCCATACTTTCCAATGCATGGAGTCAGGTATCCTCCTGGCTATGGCATTTGACCGTTATGTCGCTATCTGCAACCCTCTGAGGCACTCAGCTATCCTCACTAAGAGAGTACTCACTAACATCATCCTAGCTGTCACCCTCCGAGCTGCCATTATCATTATCATGTGCCCACTTCTCATCAAGTTGAGGCTGAAGCTATTCAAGACCACATTTATCTCCCATTCCTACTGTGAACACATGGCTGTGGTCAGACTGGCAGCGGTAGACACAAAAGCAAATAAAGTATATGGTCTTTTTGTGGCTTTTTCAGTCCTGGGCTTTGATGTAATTTTCATCTTTATGTCCTACAGTTTGATCTTCCATGCTGTCTTTAAGTTGCCTCAGAAGGAAGCCAGGCTCAAAGCATTCAATACCTGCACTGCCCAtatctttgttttccttcagtTCTATATCCTGACCTTTTTTACATCATTTATACATAGGTTTGGATTTAATGTTGCTCCCTATGTCCACATTCTTCTTTCCAACCTATACTTGCTTTTTCCACCtttgcttaaccccattgtctatgGGGTGAAAACCAAACAAATCCGTGAAGGtatgattaaaatatttcattccaagGGTTTAGTATAA